A portion of the Rhinopithecus roxellana isolate Shanxi Qingling chromosome 19, ASM756505v1, whole genome shotgun sequence genome contains these proteins:
- the NOG gene encoding noggin has translation MERCPSLGVTLYALVVVLGLRATPAGGQHYLHIRPAPSDNLPLVDLIEHPDPIFDPKEKDLNETLLRSLLGGHYDPGFMATSPPEDRPGGGGGAAGGAEDLAELDQLLRQRPSGAMPSEIKGLEFSEGLAQGKKQRLSKKLRRKLQMWLWSQTFCPVLYAWNDLGSRFWPRYVKVGSCFSKRSCSVPEGMVCKPSKSVHLTVLRWRCQRRGGQRCGWIPIQYPIISECKCSC, from the coding sequence ATGGAGCGCTGCCCCAGCCTAGGGGTCACCCTCTACGCCCTGGTGGTGGTCCTGGGGCTGCGGGCGACACCGGCCGGCGGCCAGCACTATCTCCACATCCGCCCGGCGCCCAGCGACAACCTGCCCCTGGTGGACCTCATCGAACACCCAGACCCTATCTTTGACCCCAAGGAGAAGGATCTGAACGAGACGCTGCTGCGCTCGCTGCTCGGGGGCCACTACGACCCGGGCTTCATGGCCACCTCGCCCCCCGAGGACCGGCCCGGCGGGGGCGGGGGTGCGGCTGGGGGCGCGGAGGACCTGGCGGAGCTGGACCAGCTGCTGCGGCAGCGGCCGTCGGGGGCCATGCCGAGCGAGATCAAAGGGCTGGAGTTCTCCGAGGGCTTGGCCCAGGGCAAGAAGCAGCGCCTGAGCAAGAAGCTGCGGAGGAAGTTACAGATGTGGCTGTGGTCGCAGACGTTCTGCCCCGTGCTGTACGCGTGGAACGACCTGGGCAGCCGCTTTTGGCCGCGCTACGTGAAGGTGGGCAGCTGCTTCAGTAAGCGCTCGTGCTCCGTGCCCGAGGGCATGGTGTGCAAGCCGTCCAAGTCCGTGCACCTCACGGTGCTGCGGTGGCGCTGTCAGCGGCGCGGGGGCCAGCGCTGCGGCTGGATTCCCATCCAGTACCCCATCATTTCCGAGTGCAAGTGCTCGTGCTAG